The Borreliella burgdorferi B31 sequence AAATAAAACTTAGGAGTTGGTTTTGAAGCTTTTTTAGTAGGCTTAGAAGAAATTTTTAGTGAATTTTTAAGAATTTTATTTTCATTTAGCACATTTTGATAATCTTGAAATAGTTTGAGCATAAAATCCATGTTGAAATTATTTAAATTAAAATAATTATTAGTGTTCATAAAATCCTCTCCTTGAAGGTGTTACTTTTAAATTAAGTAAAAGTAATAAAAATAGATAAAAATAGTAATTTATATTGTACCAAAAACGAAAAATTTTAGTCAAATTTTGTGAGTTCTCATTGCATGAGAAATTTGGGTTGTAGGGAGGCTGTTATAAATAGAATGGGCATTTTCTGAGGGTGTCGGCTAAGAAAGACTACATACTTTAGCTAATATATAGCAAAGACTTTGAAATTTAATTTGTATGTGTTTTATAGTCTTTTGTAATGAGTAGTGCATTTGCAATGGAGAGATTTTGGGGAGTTGTTTAAAATTACATTTGCGTTTTGTTAAAATGTAACAGCTGAATGTAACAAAATTATATATTTAAATCTTTGAAATATTGCATTTATTATGTATTGTGGTATGATTAGGACTTATGGAGAAATTTATGAATAAGAAAATGAAAATGTTTATTATTTGTGCTGTTTTTATACTTATAGGTGCTTGCAAGATTCATACTTCATATGATGAGCAAAGCAATGGAGAGGTAAAGGTCAAAAAAATAGAATTCTCTGAATTTACTGTAAAAATTAAAAATAAGAATAATAGTAATAACTGGGCAGACTTAGGAGATTTAGTTGTAAGAAAAGAAAAAGATGGTATTGAAACGGGTTTAAACGCTGGGGGACATTCGGCTACATTCTTTTCATTAGAAGAGGAAGAAATTAATAACTTTATAAAAGCAATGACTGAAGGTGGATCATTTAAAACTAGTTTGTATTATGGATATAATGACGAAGAAAGTGATAAAAATGTCATTAAGAATAAAGAGATAAAAACAAAGATAGAAAAAATTAATGATACTGAATATATTACATTTTTAGGAGATAAAATTAATAACAGTGCGGGGGGAGACAAAATAGCTGAATATGCAATATCACTAGAAGAGCTTAAAAGAAATTTAAAATAGAAGTTAGAAATATAGGAGAGAGCGTATATGAATAAAAAAACAATTATTATTTGTGCAGTTTTTGCGCTGATACTTTCTTGTAAGAATTATGCAATTAAAGATTTAGAACAAAATGCAAAAGGGAAAATTAAAGGATTTATAGATAAGGCTTTGGATCCAGCAAAAGATAAAATTACTTCAAGTAGTTCAAAAGTAGATGAATTAGCAAGAAAATTACAAGAAGAAGATAAAATAAAGGGTGTAGAAGAAAACAATAAAGATGAATTAATGCAGGGTGATGATCCTAATAGTGGTGTAATAAATTCGTCACCAGTATTGCCAGAAAATAGTCAAGATAATACACCAATATTAAAAGCAGCGGAACAAAGTGATGGTCAACAAGAAGAGAAAGTGAAAAAAGTAGAAGAATCCGAAGCTAAAGTTGAGGGAAAAGAAGAAAAACAAGAGAATACAGAAGAACGAAACAAACAAGAATTAGCTAAACAAGAAGAAGAACAACAAAAACGAAAAGCAGAACAAGAAAAACAAAAAAGAGAAGAAGAGCAAGAAAGACAAAAAAGAGAAGAAGAGCAAGAAAGAAAAGCTAAGGCAGAAAAAGAAGCTAAAGAAAAAGCAGAAAGACAAAAACAAGAAGAACAACAAAAACGAAAAGCAGAAAAAGAAAGAGAAGAACAACGAAAAGAGGCAGAAAAAAGGCAAGTTGATAACGAAATTAGAACACTTACAGGCAAAATAGATGAAATCAATAGAAATATTGATGTTATAAAAGAGCAAACTAGTGTGGGGGCACAAGGTGTTATAGATAGAATTACAGGGCCTGTATATGATGATTTTACTGATGGGAATAAAGCTATATACAAAACTTGGGGGGATTTGGAAGATGATAACGACGAAGGATTAGGAAAGCTATTAAAAGAATTGAGTGATACTAGACATAATTTAAGAACCAAATTAAATGAGGGTAATAAAGCATATATTATTGATACTAGAAGCACTGAACCCCAATTAAAAGAAAATGTAAGTGTTAGCGAAATTAAATCAGACTTAGATGAACTAAAATCAAAATTAGAAGAAGTTAAAGAATATCTTGAAGATAAAGATAATTTTGAAGAAATTAAAGAATACGTTGCTGGTAGTGAGGATAATTATGATGAAGAAGATTAATTTTAGATATAACTAAATTTTGTATACACAAAATAACAACTAGTAAAAAAATGACTAGTTGTTATTTTTTTGTAGATTTCATTGTTATAAATATAGAAATGTTTTCTATCAAAACTTTCATTCAAAAAATGCCAAAAACTATTGCTCAAAATATTGTTTATTTATATACTCTCTAGAGTTATGATGAATATA is a genomic window containing:
- the erpA gene encoding plasminogen-binding protein ErpA; its protein translation is MEKFMNKKMKMFIICAVFILIGACKIHTSYDEQSNGEVKVKKIEFSEFTVKIKNKNNSNNWADLGDLVVRKEKDGIETGLNAGGHSATFFSLEEEEINNFIKAMTEGGSFKTSLYYGYNDEESDKNVIKNKEIKTKIEKINDTEYITFLGDKINNSAGGDKIAEYAISLEELKRNLK
- a CDS encoding ErpB, which gives rise to MNKKTIIICAVFALILSCKNYAIKDLEQNAKGKIKGFIDKALDPAKDKITSSSSKVDELARKLQEEDKIKGVEENNKDELMQGDDPNSGVINSSPVLPENSQDNTPILKAAEQSDGQQEEKVKKVEESEAKVEGKEEKQENTEERNKQELAKQEEEQQKRKAEQEKQKREEEQERQKREEEQERKAKAEKEAKEKAERQKQEEQQKRKAEKEREEQRKEAEKRQVDNEIRTLTGKIDEINRNIDVIKEQTSVGAQGVIDRITGPVYDDFTDGNKAIYKTWGDLEDDNDEGLGKLLKELSDTRHNLRTKLNEGNKAYIIDTRSTEPQLKENVSVSEIKSDLDELKSKLEEVKEYLEDKDNFEEIKEYVAGSEDNYDEED